One Candidatus Neomarinimicrobiota bacterium genomic window carries:
- a CDS encoding DUF4440 domain-containing protein: protein MRYRLILQLMISTLLSLFIFEYSSAQADVEAEWKKLLDTDFEFARTSVKKGPSAAFYLYLADNAMQLPEGSLPIYGRTAIYETMKGDYYDLLWTPVKAEVANSGELGWTWGKYIVTVREADGSTTNSYGKYLNIWRKQADGKWKVIVDMGNKSPSPD from the coding sequence ATGCGGTACAGATTAATTCTTCAATTGATGATCTCTACTCTGCTTTCTTTATTTATATTTGAATACTCATCAGCTCAGGCAGATGTTGAAGCTGAATGGAAAAAACTACTCGACACAGATTTCGAGTTTGCCCGCACTTCGGTTAAAAAAGGTCCGTCAGCGGCTTTTTATCTCTATCTTGCCGATAATGCGATGCAGCTCCCGGAGGGAAGCCTTCCGATTTACGGCAGAACAGCCATTTACGAAACGATGAAAGGCGACTATTATGACCTCTTGTGGACTCCGGTCAAAGCGGAAGTAGCGAATTCCGGCGAGCTCGGATGGACCTGGGGAAAATATATCGTGACGGTAAGAGAGGCAGACGGCAGCACCACCAACAGCTACGGCAAGTATCTCAACATATGGCGGAAACAAGCCGACGGTAAATGGAAAGTAATTGTAGATATGGGTAACAAAAGCCCCTCGCCGGATTAG